Proteins co-encoded in one Rhopalosiphum maidis isolate BTI-1 chromosome 2, ASM367621v3, whole genome shotgun sequence genomic window:
- the LOC113551124 gene encoding uncharacterized protein LOC113551124 isoform X1, with product MNSNSWELILAVVACLVYSTTSHVALTFPPARTYDLDFLDTSRTPGPCGMPKGSVKTSLMSGSSFNITWHLAYPHRGGIKLQVLDNYQRPVLDLTPVTKDSDFLRTDATAQSYAVQLPGDFVCEDCTIRLLREALEWGNSYRFWSCADVDIKNKKNYREDCSGKGRYLLSKCRCDKLYYGPRCQYKDECVEDGDCGDQGRCIDVHATSAPRKQCYCEPGWFGPACTKRSSLKSNEIDLSNHRFRELSNDFHLYWKIFKEEGEIEVVLRANSTSYLGLGWRPKDLTAECKNFPALADLPGAKAVAAIPKPEPEPEPKSEPEPKSEPEPKSEPEPKSEPEPKSEPEPKSEPEPKSVPEPKSEPEPKSEPEPKSEPEPKSEPEPKTEPEPKTEPEPKSEPEPKSEPEPKGEPEPKSEPESKSEPEPKSTPGPKSSSKPEPEPEPETTAEPSPEPTTLSTTTIASSTRPKPSFFRTRGRLQKPKPTDEPEAAASTATAPLRSNGRPVFAQLRNTRSASTPNEPQPESEPEPRLKVQEGHNHHDHSSHEHDHNHDHHHHTHDHNHEHQHEAPAKKELKLNTYTPKDFNGMDCTDLVIGSARGSSSRVWDYYTRDRSTPRVDSYWGGKNDLIAAVGFEKDGVTTIAFRKKLKATEPTDHSIVDEVMHVIWAKGQEQKNYQHSPKSGLEKDVAFVKDFYKQDELKYHGHGSQRGVISINFFDEPGKQTSSIDDEESEKTAEDSLTSRNKPSVQQVSTPAPSNCYGQWATPKGCNVTAGQCEYHVVWTYSSKTDYMRFTITTTHTSTWTGIGFSDDHKMSQTDAIIGWVDKAGRPFLMDTWINGYTAPLLDASQDLSNITGNTAEGLTTLSFMRKRSTGDTKDMMFTDDKCLYLTFIVKGGGYNPVNKKIKKHEVLPMFSNDRVCIRSCGAEEDWELATTTIAPKAAYNVAIKLVKLGENFVVPPAGSPDFDALANTVTSGFKKTLTKLPEFYKISVDEFSQDNDNVVAKMSVELDESGGGSRGRALGTDEGAEQLERVLRSTVNSGHVGALSLDPKYFVFEAAPLSSTIPLEENVNDSILLSTTKLWIVIGCISALVFIAIVQAGCTIYKTARRPRPNHKDHGGVNSAWKDYSSGGGGPNTNYAFDQYDGDEKQSPSSLSHTSTIPLTTKLVSHNGGGGNHYAESRSLHRPAANTAAAANGGRHMHSRPPPPPAHQQQLLHQDRAAGTYSLPRPAQQPPHHNGGYYTHRPPNRTAHHGPPHQQQSAGGDQLQPDFYFMPSQRKYSGEVVRVYVDYNTNPRK from the exons GCTCAGTAAAGACTTCGTTGATGTCTGGTTCGTCATTCAACATCACATGGCATCTGGCGTATCCTCACCGG gGAGGAATCAAACTTCAAGTACTAGACAATTACCAAAGGCCAGTATTGGATTTAACACCAGTCACAAAGGATTCTGATTTTTTGAGGACCGATGCAAC agcTCAGTCGTACGCTGTTCAGTTGCCGGGAGATTTCGTTTGTGAAGATTGTACCATTAGGTTACTCAGAGAAGCATTAGAATGGGGCAATAGCTACAGGTTTTGGTCATGCGCTGATGtcgatataaaaaata aaaaaaattaccgaGAAGACTGCAGTGGCAAAGGCCGTTACTTATTATCGAAGTGTCGATGTGACAAATTGTATTACGGTCCTAGATGTCAATACAAAGATGAATGCGTTGAAGATGGCGATTGTGGCGATCAAGGCAGGTGTATAGATGTCCACGCAACGTCCGCTCCTAGGAAACAATGTTATTGTGAGCCCGGATGGTTTGGACCAGCGTGTACTAAAc ggTCATCGTTGAAATCAAATGAAATTGATTTAAGCAATCACAGATTTAGAGAACTTTCAAATGACTTCCATTTATACTGGAAAATATTCAAAGAAGAAGGCGAAATAGAAGTTGTATTAAGAGCAAACAGTACCAGTTATTTAGGGCTAGGTTGGCGACCAAAAGATTTGACTGCTGAGTGTAAGAATTTCCCAGCACTAGCAGACTTGCCGGGTGCAAAAGCCGTAGCAGCAATACCAAAACCCGAACCTGAACCAGAACCAAAAAGCGAACCAGAACCGAAAAGTGAGCCCGAACCGAAAAGTGAACCCGAACCAAAAAGTGAACCTGAACCGAAAAGTGAACCTGAACCGAAAAGTGAACCAGAGCCAAAGAGTGTACCTGAACCAAAGAGTGAACCGGAACCGAAGAGTGAGCCGGAACCGAAGAGTGAGCCAGAACCAAAAAGCGAACCGGAACCTAAAACTGAACCTGAACCTAAAACTGAACCAGAGCCAAAAAGCGAACCAGAGCCAAAGAGTGAACCAGAGCCAAAGGGTGAACCAGAACCAAAGAGTGAACCAGAATCAAAAAGTGAACCAGAACCAAAATCAACACCAGGACCGAAATCAAGTAGCAAACCTGAACCAGAACCGGAACCCGAAACAACCGCAGAACCTTCACCAGAACCTACTACTTTATCAACAACAACTATTGCTAGTTCCACTAGGCCTAAACCATCATTTTTCCGAACCAGAGGTCGTCTTCAAAAACCAAAGCCTACCGATGAACCGGAAGCTGCAGCATCAACTGCTACTGCACCTTTAAGATCTAATGGAAGACCAG taTTTGCTCAATTACGAAATACTAGATCGGCTTCAACACCAAATG AACCTCAACCAGAATCAGAACCAGAACCAAGGCTGAAAGTTCAGGAAGGCCATAATCATCACGATCACTCTTCACATGAACACGATCACAACCACGATCATCACCATCATACTCACGACCATAATCATGAACATCAACATGAAGCTCCAGcaaaaaaag AACTAAAACTCAATACATACACACCGAAAGATTTCAACGGGATGGATTGTACAGATTTAGTGATCGGGAGTGCTCGAGGATCATCCAGCAGAGTATGGGACTATTACACAAGAGACAg atcaaCGCCACGTGTGGACAGCTATTGGGGTGGAAAGAATGATTTAATCGCTGCTGTTGGGTTCGAAAAAGATGGAGTCACGACTATTGCTTTTAGAAAGAAACTTAAag ccACCGAACCTACCGATCACTCTATCGTAGATGAAGTTATGCACGTGATTTGGGCTAAGGGTCAAGAACAGAAAAACTATCAGCATTCACCAAAATCTGGGCTAGAGAAAGATGTTGCTTTTGTAAAAGATTTTTACAAGCAAGATGAACTTAAATATCATGGCCATGGATCTCAGCGTGGAGTGATTTCTATTAACTTTTtcg ATGAACCCGGAAAACAGACGTCATCGATCGACGATGAAGAGTCGGAAAAAACTGCCGAAGATTCATTAACTAGTCGTAACAAGCCGTCAGTCCAGCAAGTTTCCACGCCGGCGCCCAGTAACTGTTACGGTCAGTGGGCGACCCCAAAAGGCTGTAATGTGACTGCTGGCCAATGCGAGTACCATGTGGTATGGACTTATTCGTCGAAAACCGATTACATGCGATTCACGATTACCACCACCCACACCAGTACTTGGACCGGTATTGGATTTTCGGACGACCACAAAATG AGTCAAACAGATGCCATAATTGGATGGGTGGATAAAGCAGGAAGGCCATTCCTTATGGACACGTGGATTAACGGGTATACGGCTCCACTGTTGGATGCTTCACAAGACTTAAGCAATATAACCGGTAACACCGCCGAGGGATTAACAACGTTGAGTTTTATGAGGAAACGATCGACCGGTGATACcaag GATATGATGTTTACGGATgacaaatgtttgtatttaacgTTCATCGTCAAAGGAGGTGGTTACAACccggttaataaaaaaatcaaaaaacacgAAGTCTTGCCAATGTTTTCGAACGACAGAGTGTGCATAAGATCCTGTGGTGCCG aAGAAGATTGGGAATTAGCCACCACTACGATCGCACCGAAAGCGGCATACAACGTTGCCATTAAGTTGGTGAAATTGGGTGAAAATTTTGTTGTGCCCCCGGCTGGAAGTCCCGATTTTGACGCCCTAGCCAATACGGTCACCAGTGGTTTCAAGAAGACCTTAACTAAATTACCCGAGTTCTACAAGATTAGCGTTGATGAGTTTTCtca aGATAACGACAATGTCGTTGCTAAAATGAGTGTCGAGTTAGACGAGAGTGGTGGTGGTTCGCGTGGCCGTGCATTGGGCACTGACGAGGGTGCCGAACAATTGGAGCGCGTTTTAAGAAGTACCGTAAACAGCGGTCACGTTGGCGCTCTATCATTGGATCCTAAATACTTTGTTTTTGAAGCAGCACCAC TGTCCAGTACGATTCCATTAGAGGAAAACGTCAATGACAGTATACTATTGTCTACGACAAAATTATGGATCGTTATAGGATGCATTTCCGCTTTGGTATTTATCGCCATCGTTCAAGCTGGATGCACCATCTACAAGACAGCTCGAAGACCCAGACCAAACCACAAG GATCACGGCGGTGTGAACTCCGCTTGGAAGGATTATTCGTCCGGCGGCGGTGGACCTAACACCAATTACGCTTTCGATCAGTACGACGGCGACGAAAAACAGTCACCCAGCTCGTTGAGCCATACATCCACCATACCGCTGACCACAAAGTTGGTGTCGCATAACGGCGGCGGAGGTAACCATTACGCCGAGTCGCGGTCGTTGCACAGGCCTGCCGCAAACACGGCGGCTGCGGCCAACGGCGGCCGTCACATGCACAGCCGCCCACCGCCACCGCCAGCACACCAACAGCAACTGCTCCACCAGGACAGAGCGGCGGGCACTTACTCGCTGCCCAGGCCCGCGCAACAGCCGCCCCACCATAACGGCGGTTACTACACGCACAGACCGCCAAACCGGACAGCGCATCACGGGCCACCACATCAGCAGCAGTCCGCGGGCGGCGATCAGCTTCAGCCGGACTTTTACTTTATGCCGTCGCAGAGGAAGTACTCGGGCGAGGTGGTCAGGGTGTACGTGGACTATAACACAAACCCCAGGAAATGA
- the LOC113551124 gene encoding uncharacterized protein LOC113551124 isoform X2: MNSNSWELILAVVACLVYSTTSHVALTFPPARTYDLDFLDTSRTPGPCGMPKGSVKTSLMSGSSFNITWHLAYPHRGGIKLQVLDNYQRPVLDLTPVTKDSDFLRTDATAQSYAVQLPGDFVCEDCTIRLLREALEWGNSYRFWSCADVDIKNKKNYREDCSGKGRYLLSKCRCDKLYYGPRCQYKDECVEDGDCGDQGRCIDVHATSAPRKQCYCEPGWFGPACTKRSSLKSNEIDLSNHRFRELSNDFHLYWKIFKEEGEIEVVLRANSTSYLGLGWRPKDLTAECKNFPALADLPGAKAVAAIPKPEPEPEPKSEPEPKSEPEPKSEPEPKSEPEPKSEPEPKSEPEPKSVPEPKSEPEPKSEPEPKSEPEPKSEPEPKTEPEPKTEPEPKSEPEPKSEPEPKGEPEPKSEPESKSEPEPKSTPGPKSSSKPEPEPEPETTAEPSPEPTTLSTTTIASSTRPKPSFFRTRGRLQKPKPTDEPEAAASTATAPLRSNGRPVFAQLRNTRSASTPNEPQPESEPEPRLKVQEGHNHHDHSSHEHDHNHDHHHHTHDHNHEHQHEAPAKKELKLNTYTPKDFNGMDCTDLVIGSARGSSSRVWDYYTRDRSTPRVDSYWGGKNDLIAAVGFEKDGVTTIAFRKKLKATEPTDHSIVDEVMHVIWAKGQEQKNYQHSPKSGLEKDVAFVKDFYKQDELKYHGHGSQRGVISINFFDEPGKQTSSIDDEESEKTAEDSLTSRNKPSVQQVSTPAPSNCYGQWATPKGCNVTAGQCEYHVVWTYSSKTDYMRFTITTTHTSTWTGIGFSDDHKMSQTDAIIGWVDKAGRPFLMDTWINGYTAPLLDASQDLSNITGNTAEGLTTLSFMRKRSTGDTKDMMFTDDKCLYLTFIVKGGGYNPVNKKIKKHEVLPMFSNDRVCIRSCGAEEDWELATTTIAPKAAYNVAIKLVKLGENFVVPPAGSPDFDALANTVTSGFKKTLTKLPEFYKISVDEFSQDNDNVVAKMSVELDESGGGSRGRALGTDEGAEQLERVLRSTVNSGHVGALSLDPKYFVFEAAPLSSTIPLEENVNDSILLSTTKLWIVIGCISALVFIAIVQAGCTIYKTARRPRPNHKLVYSVPTGAQAGYRPPVDPYMYTTGHWAPIRAEHVTHRY; encoded by the exons GCTCAGTAAAGACTTCGTTGATGTCTGGTTCGTCATTCAACATCACATGGCATCTGGCGTATCCTCACCGG gGAGGAATCAAACTTCAAGTACTAGACAATTACCAAAGGCCAGTATTGGATTTAACACCAGTCACAAAGGATTCTGATTTTTTGAGGACCGATGCAAC agcTCAGTCGTACGCTGTTCAGTTGCCGGGAGATTTCGTTTGTGAAGATTGTACCATTAGGTTACTCAGAGAAGCATTAGAATGGGGCAATAGCTACAGGTTTTGGTCATGCGCTGATGtcgatataaaaaata aaaaaaattaccgaGAAGACTGCAGTGGCAAAGGCCGTTACTTATTATCGAAGTGTCGATGTGACAAATTGTATTACGGTCCTAGATGTCAATACAAAGATGAATGCGTTGAAGATGGCGATTGTGGCGATCAAGGCAGGTGTATAGATGTCCACGCAACGTCCGCTCCTAGGAAACAATGTTATTGTGAGCCCGGATGGTTTGGACCAGCGTGTACTAAAc ggTCATCGTTGAAATCAAATGAAATTGATTTAAGCAATCACAGATTTAGAGAACTTTCAAATGACTTCCATTTATACTGGAAAATATTCAAAGAAGAAGGCGAAATAGAAGTTGTATTAAGAGCAAACAGTACCAGTTATTTAGGGCTAGGTTGGCGACCAAAAGATTTGACTGCTGAGTGTAAGAATTTCCCAGCACTAGCAGACTTGCCGGGTGCAAAAGCCGTAGCAGCAATACCAAAACCCGAACCTGAACCAGAACCAAAAAGCGAACCAGAACCGAAAAGTGAGCCCGAACCGAAAAGTGAACCCGAACCAAAAAGTGAACCTGAACCGAAAAGTGAACCTGAACCGAAAAGTGAACCAGAGCCAAAGAGTGTACCTGAACCAAAGAGTGAACCGGAACCGAAGAGTGAGCCGGAACCGAAGAGTGAGCCAGAACCAAAAAGCGAACCGGAACCTAAAACTGAACCTGAACCTAAAACTGAACCAGAGCCAAAAAGCGAACCAGAGCCAAAGAGTGAACCAGAGCCAAAGGGTGAACCAGAACCAAAGAGTGAACCAGAATCAAAAAGTGAACCAGAACCAAAATCAACACCAGGACCGAAATCAAGTAGCAAACCTGAACCAGAACCGGAACCCGAAACAACCGCAGAACCTTCACCAGAACCTACTACTTTATCAACAACAACTATTGCTAGTTCCACTAGGCCTAAACCATCATTTTTCCGAACCAGAGGTCGTCTTCAAAAACCAAAGCCTACCGATGAACCGGAAGCTGCAGCATCAACTGCTACTGCACCTTTAAGATCTAATGGAAGACCAG taTTTGCTCAATTACGAAATACTAGATCGGCTTCAACACCAAATG AACCTCAACCAGAATCAGAACCAGAACCAAGGCTGAAAGTTCAGGAAGGCCATAATCATCACGATCACTCTTCACATGAACACGATCACAACCACGATCATCACCATCATACTCACGACCATAATCATGAACATCAACATGAAGCTCCAGcaaaaaaag AACTAAAACTCAATACATACACACCGAAAGATTTCAACGGGATGGATTGTACAGATTTAGTGATCGGGAGTGCTCGAGGATCATCCAGCAGAGTATGGGACTATTACACAAGAGACAg atcaaCGCCACGTGTGGACAGCTATTGGGGTGGAAAGAATGATTTAATCGCTGCTGTTGGGTTCGAAAAAGATGGAGTCACGACTATTGCTTTTAGAAAGAAACTTAAag ccACCGAACCTACCGATCACTCTATCGTAGATGAAGTTATGCACGTGATTTGGGCTAAGGGTCAAGAACAGAAAAACTATCAGCATTCACCAAAATCTGGGCTAGAGAAAGATGTTGCTTTTGTAAAAGATTTTTACAAGCAAGATGAACTTAAATATCATGGCCATGGATCTCAGCGTGGAGTGATTTCTATTAACTTTTtcg ATGAACCCGGAAAACAGACGTCATCGATCGACGATGAAGAGTCGGAAAAAACTGCCGAAGATTCATTAACTAGTCGTAACAAGCCGTCAGTCCAGCAAGTTTCCACGCCGGCGCCCAGTAACTGTTACGGTCAGTGGGCGACCCCAAAAGGCTGTAATGTGACTGCTGGCCAATGCGAGTACCATGTGGTATGGACTTATTCGTCGAAAACCGATTACATGCGATTCACGATTACCACCACCCACACCAGTACTTGGACCGGTATTGGATTTTCGGACGACCACAAAATG AGTCAAACAGATGCCATAATTGGATGGGTGGATAAAGCAGGAAGGCCATTCCTTATGGACACGTGGATTAACGGGTATACGGCTCCACTGTTGGATGCTTCACAAGACTTAAGCAATATAACCGGTAACACCGCCGAGGGATTAACAACGTTGAGTTTTATGAGGAAACGATCGACCGGTGATACcaag GATATGATGTTTACGGATgacaaatgtttgtatttaacgTTCATCGTCAAAGGAGGTGGTTACAACccggttaataaaaaaatcaaaaaacacgAAGTCTTGCCAATGTTTTCGAACGACAGAGTGTGCATAAGATCCTGTGGTGCCG aAGAAGATTGGGAATTAGCCACCACTACGATCGCACCGAAAGCGGCATACAACGTTGCCATTAAGTTGGTGAAATTGGGTGAAAATTTTGTTGTGCCCCCGGCTGGAAGTCCCGATTTTGACGCCCTAGCCAATACGGTCACCAGTGGTTTCAAGAAGACCTTAACTAAATTACCCGAGTTCTACAAGATTAGCGTTGATGAGTTTTCtca aGATAACGACAATGTCGTTGCTAAAATGAGTGTCGAGTTAGACGAGAGTGGTGGTGGTTCGCGTGGCCGTGCATTGGGCACTGACGAGGGTGCCGAACAATTGGAGCGCGTTTTAAGAAGTACCGTAAACAGCGGTCACGTTGGCGCTCTATCATTGGATCCTAAATACTTTGTTTTTGAAGCAGCACCAC TGTCCAGTACGATTCCATTAGAGGAAAACGTCAATGACAGTATACTATTGTCTACGACAAAATTATGGATCGTTATAGGATGCATTTCCGCTTTGGTATTTATCGCCATCGTTCAAGCTGGATGCACCATCTACAAGACAGCTCGAAGACCCAGACCAAACCACAAG CTGGTTTATTCGGTCCCGACTGGAGCTCAGGCCGGGTATCGGCCGCCTGTCGACCCTTACATGTACACCACCGGTCATTGGGCGCCTATTCGAGCGGAACACGTGACACATCGTTActaa